The genomic region ctatttacttctattatcaaattttcttaattcgcttgttattctttgctgaaacactactgagatctagctaaacacatctaataatgcaagtttaatattgactttcctttccctttaaaacagaaaaaaataaagcaaacagGCACTAAAATTGTGCTTTAACTTCcaaaattatttatttcagatactattcagatttttttttttttgagacattTCTTGTTATAATTATCTATTTTCAGATAAAAGGCTCAATTATCATgaacttgccagcatggagaggaGTTTGGGGCTTTTTCAGcattatatataatgtaggtgtttctccttcacatccaatacctgcatagctagataacaGCTCTCAAAATAAAAATGGATTTTCTAACATCCTTTGAGGGGCTTTGCTGTACTAACAAaccattttagataatctcaccagaccggGCAGCTATAAAGAATCAGGCCCATAGTCTCTACCATGCACCTTTATGATAATCGTATTAACAAAAGATTCAACTTTATTAACATTACCGACAAGAGCAATATAAATGACAACCCAGGTAATCCAGTAATGTATTTGCAGCCTatggttaaacttaaagggacactgtagccaaaaatgtaattccgtgattcagattgagcatgaaatttcaatcaaatttcgaatttactcctattatcaaaatatcttcattctcttggtatctttatttgaaatgcaagaatgtaagtttagatgccggcccatttttgttgaacaacctgagttgtccttgctgattggtggataaattcatccaccaataaaaaagtgctgtccagagtactgaaaccaaaataaagcttagatgccttctttttccaaaaaagatagcaagagaaccaagataaattgataataggagtaaactagaaagttaagtaaaattgcatgctctttcagaattacaactgaacaaatatgggttcagtgtccctttaaggtgacattaaactgctgtgcacagctACAAAAGAATAACTATGCACTGTGTTATTGCATTTCATTCTGTTCCTGCAGCTTTACAAATCAGTGTTCCTATTTTAATAACttaaaaggtgccagatactgaagctccgcctctttactGGGGGCTGCCATAATGGAGCACAGGTATTCTGACAGAAGCTgtgtacactcacagatcagtaatgctGCCCACCTTTTTTTTACAGTTGTATAATGTGCATGATACAAAGTTGGAACTTTACATGTTTatggttacacaaaatatatttaaaaaaaaaaaaaaatcactcaaacacaatatagagcaatgcagccacagcaaaaatgtacagctcctgctttgtattatgcacattatacagctgtaaacaaaaaataataattattgatcTGTGAGAGTGCACAGCTTATGTCAcaagctgtgagaatacctgagcttcatgatggcagcccccagtacaaagaggcggagcttccgTATCTGGCTCCTTTAAGCTATTAAGACAGGAGAACGGATTTGCAGAAcagaatacaatgcaatagcagtgaGTGGTGACCATTCTAGAGtcgttgtgcccagcagtttaatgtccctttaattcacttttTGAGAATAAACTGGGTGTTCTATTTCCAATAAAAAAGCAGGAggcgaaaaaaaaaagttttttttaaaaggggacataaaactcatttgaatagagcatacaattttaaacaactttccaatttacttctattatcaaatgttctttgttttcttgttatcctttgtttaaaagcagggaacgaagttcaggagtgtgcacgtgtctgcagaattatatggcagcagttttgctactatGTTatacatgttatacattagcaagagcactattccctgtcatttaGAGCTTCaggtatgtgcacgctacctacctaggtatcttgacaaataacatgagaacaaagtaagtttgataatagaactaaattggaaacttttaaaattgtattctatatctgaatgaaagaaaaatgtccccTAAATACCTCCAGCTCTCTGAAGTAAAATAAAGGTAACACTACTTAAAAAAGGAAGTTTCTttttatttaacatatgtttacatGTAACCAACAAACATTTAGCAATAAGACACTTTGTAAAAATGATCAGATCTTAACATTTTACAAGATCTCCAAAAGAAAAACCATGGATTCTTCTGatacacatttatttaaagggacattgaatacaTGTatgaatattgttattatataaaagagggtattttaaaatgtattctagttgttgtctttttttttttttttcccttcttcaaaCCAGTGTTTTGCAAACTTGAAtttaattgaattgcagttttagAGTTTACCAAAAGAGGGTCAATCATAAtcctttagataaatgtatctaACAATTTACAATGGAAAAAATCGCCATTagagtctatggagatttttgtacATAAATCAAGATACACGTAGATTTTGATCAAGCGCATACATTTTTATGAAAGCATTGAAAGGCTTTGTGACTAAACAGAAACGTTTACATAAATAATATgatttaaccttttagtttttttactaaaaaaaaaaaaaccagatgaGCACATTGTATAAATAATATGGAGATCAAATATATATCACACTTCAAATAAGCAGAGCTTAGCTAGATAGCTACACGTGCTGACACAGATGCACTGACTACATATTCTGACAGGTTCAAGATTTGCTGTCTTACATATAGATCACTGTAAATTTGCTGCTTGAAGAAAAATAGTGCAGCCGTCATACAAATATACCAATAACTTTCCCACAGGATTGGAGACTTAACATTGGGGGGGAAAAAAAGTGTAGGGTCTGAAAAAATTCAGTTGAAGACTCCATTATGGACCCTGGCTCTTAGGTTGGACAAGTGACAACTAGACTTTTGCATTTCTCCCTATGCTTATGGAAGACACCTGTTCGGAACAATACGTTTCCCTATTAGCTTTACACTGAGATCAGAAGAATAGATTCAGTTTTACAGAAAGACACAGAATGCACTGCCTAAGCTTTATGTTGTTATATTTGGTTTACTTAGAGAAATCCAATACTTCTATATAGGATTTCATTCCCCCCACCCCCTCTCTTTGGTTTCCATTTACAAGAACACAATCACAGATTCACACAAATCATGAATTCAAGCCAAGGGCTGCAACtagcaatatataaatacatttgatatTACAGTCACTGagcaaatgctgcaaattgcacTGCAGACACATTTCCCAAACCTTGTTCAATGGACCTTTAGTAGTTGCTTAATAACAAACTAATACAATGCTTATTTCTAAAGGGGCGATGCACAGGGAGAAAAAGGGGACAGCAGCTCTAGCTGTAAAGGCTGTAGCTGATATGTGTGGAGTAGGAAGTGAGAGCTTGGTCCTTGGCTTGTGagagctaacttaaagggacattatacactagatttttccttgtataaatgttttgtagatgatccatttatatagcccatacagggtttttttttttttttaaatggatagttttgcttatttttaaataactttgttctgattttcagactccagcgTGTTCCCGTTTGagtaaagggccttttcatatgcaaatgaagggggaaggggagtgtctgctatttcccactagcagtgggtgttccagtaaccttttaaacagagctaaactggaagcttctaagcaagtttttaaaaattgttttatactggatttttattagtatctgtgcatattgttctatattgttatagtagcgtctattacatgcagaaaattggtgtatactatccctttaaaggttccattaacattcccaaagctATGTACCATGGCTGAACTGGTAAATATATCTActtaaaaacaaatgtatgttGCCCCAACCACTCTGAAAACAACTCTCCACCCAATTCCAAAATAATAGTTAAAGCAGAAATTGTCCTAAATTAGACAACATTCAGCTTTTACTTAAAAGGACaatgaagtcaaaatgaaactttgatTGGATAgataatgacattttaaacaactttccaatttacttctattataaattttactaagttctcttggtgtcctttgttaaagagtattccTAGATGAGCACAGGAGCGTGCAGGTGTCTCAAGCCCTCTGCAAGAGTGTTTGTAacattatttatagcaatgttacaaacactgctgccacagacacatgcacgctcctaagctcctatcagtctacctaggttatgttttcaacaaagaatactaaatagaataaagcaaatttgagaacagaagtaaaattgaaaggttgtttaaaatgacatgctctaaatcataggtttcattttgactttactgtcccttaaattacACCTGCAAACCTGTATTATAAATGAAGACaattaacaatataacaagattacatactgaaatataatttaatgtcaatccccccccccaaaaaaaagaaccaTAATATATTGAATTTATACaaaccttttaagatttatacataCAGAGACACATATTTACAGAAGATAAACTTGCTGAGACAATTCAAAGGTTAAACTGCAACAAACACATATTACATAAAAGTGAGCGTGCTGGCACAGGATTCTTACAATAAATAGGTCCTTTGATGCAACTTAAATCTACAAAAATAGTTTTAAACAGTGTACTGGCTTTATACAGCATCAATTCAACCACAACATTTTAAAGAAGAGATAAAGCAAAATGTGCATATGAAGCTGGCGATCAGTAAAGGCTGGTCTTCCTCATGATTCTCAGAAACTCCTGTTCATTTATTTCCCCATCCCCATCACGGTCTGCTTCATCAATCATTTCCTGTAACATAAAATGATACATATATTATACTCAGAAAAACATAGTTATGCATTTAAATTCTATTTGATTCCAAACATGCCAGCAGCAAATACTGTACATTGTTGTATTATTTGGCTATAACATCAGGTTGCATCATACCTGCAGCTCCTCATCTGTTAAATTCTCTCCTAATTCCTTTGCGACCCTTTTCAGGTTTTTAAAGGATATCTTCCCTGTCCCATCATCATCAAATAATCGAAAAGCCTTCATAATTTCTTCTTTTGAATCTTTCTCACTCTGTCAATAGAATGTTATGGTTATGTTTgagcatattaaaagtaaaataactAAATAGCTATGACAATTTACCATTTTTTGAGTCATAAGAGCTAAAAAGTCCTCAAAATCAATAGTGCCGGAACCATCTTTGTCAATGTCTGCAATCATTTTTTTCATTTCTTCTTTCTTTGGCTCAAAGCCTAAAGCCCGCATGgccacctgttaaaaaaaaaaaaagttggatttaaatatttaatttgttaCTATTTTTCACAAGGATTGTCATGCATAGAAAACATATCTACATAATGAGTtgcccaatagaaaaaaaaaatgttatatgagAGGCCGGTATTTACATTCAGAATTTCATGATTTCTAAACAAAGTTAAAACACTAGCATAAACCGTTTGTCTACCTATGACATAAGTAGTTACTTGACAAACTATGGGTTACTAAACAAACAGCATTTTCCTTCCCTTTTACAATTGCAACCTGCCACCTGGTATTTCTAGTTGCCATGGTAACTTGGCACCCGGTATTTGTTGATCAATGTATTAAGAGAATAAATTATATATGAGTGGTTTCCCTTTCGTTCCAATACCAAGCGCTTGTTCAGAGGGAACTGAAGAGCCTCCCTaaacatcatacatacatacagaccggTAATATTTTAATAGGTTCAGGTTCACTCTGAACCTATTTTTGCCTAGCATCTCACCCTTTATAGTTCAAACGTTTGACATATGTGATTTTTCAGGTCTTTTTCCCCGATTGGAGAGATAGCAGTGCTCTCTgaattttgttatgtttttataCATCATTTATATATTAgcttaatggtggcatggtccacaaccgttttttaatattgttattaaacattatgttttattttagttaAATGTAATTCCCTTCTTTCCATACCGTACTCCACTCCATGATATAACACGGTATTACGACCTGTATGTGTGCCCTAATAATGCTTCtgtcctccccttccctcccttgaGAGGCCCAGAAATAGAATCCAATCCCATATGCAGCAGTTCCTTATAGCAGAAGTCATACATTTCGTAGATAATAAAATATGGAGTGTGGGTAAACAGATTAATGGGCCTATATATTCTCATGAGGAAAATAATTTCTATAGCTCTTCATTTTATTTACACAGCTACTTAAATATTGTAAGCATAAATCAAATAAATGAATCGATATACAATTCTATGTTAAATCATACCTTTAGTTCCTTCACGTCAATAGTACCAGATCCATCTGTGTCAAACAAATCAAAAGCTTCACGAATTTCCTGCTTTTGTTCCTCTGTTAGTTCTGGTTTTGCCCCAGTTTTTTTACGCTGAGCAACACCCAACCCAGGTCTTCTCAGAACAGACGCCTTCAAATAAAGAAAGGgcataatttataaataaataaatattcttattgaGATATGTACAGataattcatacacacacacacaatatatatgtgcctTCTACATTTTATTTTGAACAATTTCATAGCAAAATC from Bombina bombina isolate aBomBom1 chromosome 2, aBomBom1.pri, whole genome shotgun sequence harbors:
- the LOC128650000 gene encoding uncharacterized protein LOC128650000; protein product: MASVLRRPGLGVAQRKKTGAKPELTEEQKQEIREAFDLFDTDGSGTIDVKELKVAMRALGFEPKKEEMKKMIADIDKDGSGTIDFEDFLALMTQKMSEKDSKEEIMKAFRLFDDDGTGKISFKNLKRVAKELGENLTDEELQEMIDEADRDGDGEINEQEFLRIMRKTSLY